The following proteins are encoded in a genomic region of Saccharopolyspora antimicrobica:
- a CDS encoding peptidylprolyl isomerase, with product MKLRWFAGIFAVVLAATPVAVAQAESPRPPHRTTCEFIPTPENPAAREVDPPGEKAKAKGTVRAEIETNRGDVLVELDRANAPCAVHNLVHLARSDFYDRSRCWRLTDSERLGVLQCGDIWSVEKGGPGYRFADEVTGAETYPRGTIAMGNQGPGTNGSQFFIVHSHANIKPAYTVLGRVLRGMDVLDEIVAGGIVPGENGDPGDGEPALPVEIENIKIRG from the coding sequence ATGAAGTTGCGCTGGTTCGCTGGAATCTTCGCGGTCGTGCTGGCCGCCACCCCCGTCGCCGTCGCGCAGGCCGAGTCGCCGCGCCCGCCGCACCGCACGACGTGCGAGTTCATCCCGACGCCGGAGAACCCGGCGGCCCGCGAGGTCGATCCGCCCGGGGAGAAGGCGAAGGCCAAGGGCACGGTGCGGGCCGAGATCGAGACCAACCGCGGTGACGTCCTCGTCGAGCTGGACCGCGCGAACGCGCCGTGCGCGGTGCACAACCTCGTGCACCTGGCGCGCAGCGACTTCTACGACCGGTCCCGCTGCTGGCGGCTGACCGATTCCGAGCGGCTCGGCGTGCTGCAGTGCGGTGACATCTGGTCGGTGGAGAAGGGCGGCCCCGGCTACCGGTTCGCCGACGAGGTGACCGGCGCCGAGACCTACCCGCGCGGCACCATCGCGATGGGCAACCAGGGCCCGGGCACCAACGGCAGCCAGTTCTTCATCGTCCACTCGCACGCCAACATCAAGCCCGCCTACACCGTGCTGGGCCGGGTCCTGCGCGGCATGGACGTCCTGGACGAGATCGTCGCGGGCGGCATCGTCCCGGGCGAGAACGGCGACCCGGGCGACGGCGAACCGGCCCTCCCGGTGGAGATCGAGAACATCAAGATCCGCGGCTGA
- a CDS encoding class I SAM-dependent methyltransferase has translation MEIVNEHQAEAWNGYEGQHWADNSDRYDRMLDDSTGLLFEVAAIERAHRVLDIGCGAGRTTRIAARRAAHVLGVDLSAPMLERARAAAAGEGLANVTFEQGDAQVHALPTAHFDVAISRGGIMYFADPVAAFGNIGGALKPGGRLVFGCGRDGENVLDVVWAAMGAHVPLPDPAEDTAPGPVNFTDGDRIREVLVAAGFHDVVLREAASDFVLGSDADDAVDFVFGMGPVRFWLRDADSGAVGKAREAVATALRPLEGPGGVKGSVPGWVVSAVWRP, from the coding sequence ATGGAGATCGTGAACGAACACCAGGCAGAGGCGTGGAACGGCTACGAGGGGCAGCACTGGGCGGACAACAGCGACCGCTACGACCGGATGCTCGACGACAGCACCGGGCTCCTGTTCGAGGTGGCCGCGATCGAGCGCGCGCACCGGGTGCTCGACATCGGCTGCGGCGCCGGCAGGACGACCCGGATCGCCGCGCGCCGGGCGGCCCACGTGCTGGGCGTGGACCTGTCCGCTCCGATGCTGGAGCGCGCGCGGGCCGCGGCGGCCGGTGAAGGGCTGGCGAACGTGACCTTCGAGCAGGGCGATGCGCAGGTGCACGCCTTGCCGACCGCGCACTTCGACGTGGCCATCAGCCGGGGCGGGATCATGTACTTCGCCGATCCGGTCGCCGCTTTCGGCAACATCGGCGGCGCGCTCAAGCCCGGCGGCCGCCTGGTCTTCGGCTGCGGGCGTGATGGCGAGAACGTCCTGGACGTGGTCTGGGCGGCGATGGGTGCGCACGTCCCGCTGCCGGATCCGGCCGAGGACACCGCGCCGGGGCCGGTGAACTTCACCGACGGCGACCGGATCCGGGAGGTGCTGGTGGCGGCCGGGTTCCACGACGTGGTGCTGCGGGAGGCCGCCTCGGACTTCGTGCTCGGCAGCGATGCCGACGACGCGGTGGACTTCGTCTTCGGCATGGGCCCGGTCCGGTTCTGGCTGCGCGACGCCGACAGCGGCGCGGTCGGCAAGGCGCGGGAGGCCGTTGCGACCGCGTTGCGACCGTTGGAGGGGCCGGGCGGTGTCAAGGGCAGCGTGCCGGGCTGGGTGGTCTCGGCGGTCTGGCGGCCCTGA
- the hrpB gene encoding ATP-dependent helicase HrpB, translated as MDRELPDLPVRAVLDDVTGALAEHGTAVLVAPPGTGKTTLVPLALAEQGLRVVVAEPRRLAARAAAERMAGLLGEDVGQRVGYSVRGERRRSGRTVVEVVTSGLLVRRLQGDPELPGVDVVMLDECHERHLDADLLLALLLDARAGLRPDLRLLATSATVAAGRVAELLGDAPVLEAHVRTHPVRTAHVPPNRGERIEACVARAVRTAFAEQDGDVLAFLPGAAEIRRVAGNLAGSDVDVLPLHGRLPRSEQDSALRVGKRRRVVLATAVAESSLTVPGVRAVVDSGLARVSRVDNRRGLSGLATVRVSAAVADQRAGRAGRQGPGVVYRCWPEHEHSTLPAYPEPEVRTAELTRLALELACWGTSDGSALEWWDEPPPGALAVGREVLRGLGALDASGAVTDRGRRMAELGLHPRLARALLDGSERAGTDIAAEVVALLDNDALTNDIDVTTALTGLRRGGPGSDRWRKEVRRLRSMVPAHRGNGDAALVVALAQPERLARRRDAESNVYLMASGTAVQLPPGSSVRASEWLAIAVADRTPGSAHGTVRLAAPADEQLARTAAPALVTTTDEIGWVDGDVRASRVERIGAITLSRRKIRDPDPAEVRRALLDGLRAEGLELLNWSDDARRLRQRLGFLHDALGDPWPATDDESLLSSVDSWLEPELGNARRRADLRIPAATALRRLIPWSVAGRLDELAPDRIEVPSGSRIKVDYADRPTLPVKLQEVFGWSEAPRIADGRIPLVLHLLSPAGRPAAVTSDLKSFWANGYHQVRAELRGRYPKHPWPEDPTTATPTRRTKR; from the coding sequence ATGGACCGGGAACTTCCCGATCTGCCGGTGCGGGCGGTGCTCGACGACGTCACCGGAGCGCTGGCCGAGCACGGGACCGCGGTCCTGGTGGCACCGCCCGGCACTGGGAAGACCACGCTGGTCCCGCTCGCGCTGGCCGAGCAGGGCTTGCGGGTCGTGGTCGCCGAACCGCGCCGGCTGGCGGCGCGTGCCGCGGCGGAGCGCATGGCGGGGCTGCTCGGCGAGGACGTGGGGCAGCGCGTCGGCTACTCGGTGCGCGGTGAGCGCCGCCGGAGCGGGCGCACCGTGGTCGAGGTGGTGACCTCGGGCCTGCTGGTGCGGCGCTTGCAGGGTGATCCCGAGCTGCCCGGTGTCGACGTGGTGATGCTCGACGAGTGCCACGAACGCCACCTGGACGCCGATCTGCTGCTGGCGCTGCTGCTCGACGCGCGCGCCGGACTGCGCCCGGACCTCCGGCTGCTGGCGACGTCGGCGACGGTCGCCGCCGGCCGGGTCGCCGAGCTGCTCGGGGACGCCCCGGTCCTCGAAGCGCACGTCCGCACGCACCCGGTGCGCACCGCGCACGTGCCGCCCAACCGCGGTGAGCGGATCGAGGCCTGCGTCGCGCGGGCCGTGCGCACGGCGTTCGCGGAGCAGGACGGCGACGTGCTGGCCTTCCTGCCCGGTGCGGCCGAAATCCGCCGGGTGGCCGGGAATCTGGCCGGGTCCGATGTGGACGTCCTGCCGCTGCACGGGAGATTGCCCCGGTCGGAGCAGGATTCCGCGCTGCGGGTGGGGAAGCGGCGCCGGGTGGTGCTGGCGACGGCGGTCGCCGAGTCGAGCCTGACGGTGCCGGGAGTGCGGGCGGTGGTGGACTCCGGCCTGGCGCGGGTGTCGCGCGTGGACAACCGGCGCGGGCTGTCCGGCCTGGCCACGGTGCGGGTTTCGGCGGCGGTCGCCGACCAGCGCGCCGGTCGCGCCGGGCGGCAGGGGCCGGGCGTGGTCTACCGCTGCTGGCCGGAGCACGAGCACAGCACGCTCCCGGCCTACCCGGAGCCGGAGGTCCGCACCGCCGAGCTGACCCGGCTGGCGCTGGAACTGGCGTGCTGGGGCACGTCGGACGGTTCGGCGCTGGAGTGGTGGGACGAACCGCCGCCCGGTGCGCTCGCCGTCGGCCGGGAGGTCCTGCGCGGGCTCGGAGCCCTGGACGCTTCCGGCGCGGTGACCGACCGGGGCCGCCGGATGGCCGAGCTCGGTCTGCACCCGCGGCTGGCCCGCGCGCTGCTCGACGGGTCCGAGCGGGCAGGCACCGACATCGCGGCGGAAGTGGTCGCGCTGCTCGACAACGACGCGTTGACCAACGACATCGACGTGACCACCGCTTTGACCGGACTGCGGCGTGGCGGACCGGGCAGCGACCGGTGGCGCAAGGAGGTGCGCAGGCTCCGCTCGATGGTGCCCGCGCATCGCGGGAACGGTGACGCCGCGCTGGTCGTCGCGCTCGCGCAGCCGGAGCGCCTGGCCCGCCGTCGCGATGCCGAGTCGAACGTGTACTTGATGGCCTCCGGAACTGCGGTGCAGTTGCCGCCCGGTTCGAGCGTGCGCGCATCGGAGTGGCTGGCCATCGCCGTCGCCGACCGGACGCCCGGCAGCGCCCACGGCACCGTCCGCCTGGCCGCCCCGGCGGACGAGCAGCTGGCCCGCACGGCCGCACCCGCGCTGGTCACCACCACCGACGAGATCGGCTGGGTGGACGGCGACGTGCGCGCGTCCCGCGTCGAGCGGATCGGCGCGATCACCTTGAGCCGGCGCAAGATCCGCGATCCCGATCCGGCCGAGGTCCGCCGCGCGCTGCTGGACGGCTTGCGCGCGGAAGGCCTGGAACTGCTGAACTGGAGCGACGACGCCCGGCGGCTCCGGCAGCGCCTCGGCTTCCTGCACGACGCCCTCGGCGATCCCTGGCCCGCCACCGACGACGAATCCCTGCTGTCCTCGGTGGACAGCTGGCTGGAGCCGGAACTCGGCAACGCCCGCCGCCGCGCGGACCTGCGGATCCCGGCGGCAACCGCCCTGCGCCGCCTGATCCCCTGGTCGGTGGCAGGCCGCCTGGACGAGCTGGCCCCGGACCGCATCGAGGTGCCCTCCGGTTCCCGGATCAAGGTCGACTACGCCGACCGGCCGACGCTCCCGGTGAAGCTGCAGGAGGTCTTCGGCTGGTCCGAAGCCCCGCGCATCGCCGACGGCCGGATCCCGCTGGTCCTGCACCTGCTGTCCCCGGCGGGACGCCCGGCGGCGGTCACCTCGGACCTGAAGTCCTTCTGGGCCAACGGCTACCACCAGGTCCGCGCAGAACTCCGCGGCCGCTACCCGAAGCACCCCTGGCCCGAAGACCCCACCACAGCCACCCCCACCCGCCGCACCAAGCGCTGA
- a CDS encoding NB-ARC domain-containing protein yields the protein MPGDGGGMVEESGTRNEQSGTVNGPVAQVGAVHGGIHFNTSAGERLAPGQLPPDIASFAGQADELAALHAMVGDSARVAVISGAPGVGKTALAVHWANQVAQHFPDGQLYVNLRGSDAGDWPVSPTEVLRSFLEAMGETRIPADVAGRYRTLLAKKRVLVVLDDVRDLAQVRPLLPGGTTAFVVVTSRNQLTGLIAEGARSLPLDALGAAESRELLARALGEEQLSGEPQAVNEVIALCAGSPQALSIVAAHAASTPLAVLARELGEVLAPPGVGSWSERMASVLDWSARRSATPPGWKDRVAGLSWLRNQNALYAAAAAAAVATVITYTDVIAASSFFGLGYLLIRFGLLVVGLVWLERDGARGATGAGLSVGTAVFFVVDSLTSLHGAATVWAWLYFFAVIAFTAALASRLAPLRRVFRRRRLVRPSGRPLAYVVLGAVAVQFVLLFAGLPLEYGSTTVITGLGALGALLPVVSIGGLCAAVALTEVSDQQERSLAGAVVVAYHGPEVLLILSSLLLGTQFTYLGGGYWATDVEFAAWTVFAVAQAVLAAASTGATLALLRR from the coding sequence GTGCCCGGAGATGGGGGCGGCATGGTCGAGGAATCCGGGACCCGCAACGAGCAGAGCGGTACCGTCAACGGTCCGGTGGCGCAGGTCGGCGCGGTCCACGGAGGCATCCACTTCAACACGTCGGCAGGGGAGCGGTTGGCGCCGGGGCAACTGCCGCCGGACATCGCTTCTTTCGCCGGGCAGGCCGACGAACTCGCGGCGCTGCACGCCATGGTGGGCGACTCCGCTCGGGTGGCGGTGATCTCGGGAGCGCCCGGCGTCGGCAAGACGGCCTTGGCCGTGCACTGGGCGAACCAGGTCGCGCAGCACTTCCCGGACGGCCAGCTGTACGTGAACCTGCGCGGGTCGGACGCCGGGGACTGGCCGGTGAGCCCGACCGAGGTGCTGCGGAGCTTCCTGGAAGCGATGGGCGAAACGCGGATTCCCGCCGACGTGGCCGGGCGGTACCGCACGCTGCTGGCCAAGAAGCGGGTGCTGGTGGTGCTCGACGACGTCCGCGATCTGGCGCAGGTCCGCCCGCTGCTGCCCGGAGGCACCACCGCGTTCGTCGTGGTGACCAGCCGGAACCAGTTGACCGGTCTGATCGCCGAAGGTGCTCGGTCGCTCCCGCTGGACGCGCTCGGCGCAGCGGAGTCTCGCGAACTGCTCGCACGCGCTCTCGGTGAAGAGCAGCTGTCCGGTGAACCGCAAGCGGTGAACGAGGTGATCGCGCTGTGCGCGGGATCGCCGCAGGCGTTGAGCATCGTTGCCGCGCACGCCGCCAGCACTCCGCTCGCCGTGCTGGCGCGGGAACTCGGTGAGGTCCTCGCCCCGCCGGGCGTCGGGAGTTGGTCCGAGCGGATGGCGTCGGTGCTCGACTGGTCCGCGCGGCGGTCGGCAACGCCACCGGGCTGGAAGGACCGCGTCGCCGGGCTCAGCTGGTTGCGCAACCAGAACGCCCTGTACGCGGCGGCCGCCGCTGCCGCGGTCGCCACCGTGATCACCTACACCGACGTGATCGCCGCATCGAGCTTCTTCGGGCTCGGCTACCTGCTGATCCGGTTCGGCCTGCTGGTGGTGGGTCTGGTGTGGCTGGAGCGCGACGGCGCGCGCGGGGCGACCGGTGCGGGCCTGAGCGTCGGAACCGCGGTCTTCTTCGTGGTGGACTCGCTGACCTCGCTGCACGGGGCAGCGACGGTCTGGGCGTGGTTGTACTTCTTCGCGGTCATCGCCTTCACCGCTGCGCTGGCATCGCGCCTGGCCCCGCTGCGCCGCGTGTTCCGCCGGAGGCGGCTCGTGCGGCCGAGCGGTCGGCCGCTGGCCTACGTCGTGCTGGGCGCGGTGGCGGTGCAGTTCGTGCTGCTGTTCGCCGGACTTCCGCTGGAGTACGGCAGCACGACCGTCATCACCGGGCTGGGTGCGCTGGGCGCACTGCTACCGGTGGTGTCCATCGGCGGCCTGTGCGCTGCGGTGGCGCTGACCGAGGTGAGCGATCAGCAGGAACGGAGCCTCGCCGGGGCGGTCGTCGTGGCCTACCACGGCCCCGAAGTCCTGCTCATCCTGAGCTCTCTGCTGCTCGGCACCCAGTTCACCTACCTCGGTGGCGGTTACTGGGCGACCGACGTGGAATTCGCGGCCTGGACGGTGTTCGCAGTGGCTCAAGCGGTCCTGGCCGCGGCTTCGACGGGTGCGACGCTGGCACTGCTGCGCCGGTGA
- a CDS encoding amino acid permease: protein MSLIALGGVIGAGLFVGSGVVIGSTGPAAVISFLIAGVLTVLIMRMLAEMTVARPALGSFYAYAREALGERAGFAVGWMYWYFFVIVVAVEAVAGGKLVQLWLPEVPLWLISLVLLTSLTLTNLVSARSYGEFEYWFSSIKVAAIVVFLFLGALAVAGLWPSAPGGLANLTAHGGFAPHGIGAVLVAVVPCVAFYTGAEIVTIAAAESAEPRRAVANAMRSIILRVVAFYVLSVLVVVAVVPWSSPEIEVSPYAAVLQALHVPGASTIMNAIVLTAVLSCLNSALYTSSRMLFALTRRGDAPSGLAKLSRSGVPRRALLAGTVVGYLSVLAAYVSPDLVFAFLVNSYGAVALFVYLIIAISQVRLRNRTDPAQLPLKMWLFPWLSYLTIALMLVVIAAMAVLPETRSQFWLSLVTLAVVLTGYEFRRRGTTSPTGGVEKP from the coding sequence ATGAGCCTGATCGCTCTCGGCGGGGTGATCGGCGCCGGGCTGTTCGTCGGCAGCGGCGTGGTCATCGGCTCCACCGGCCCGGCCGCGGTGATCTCGTTCCTCATCGCGGGCGTGCTGACCGTGCTGATCATGCGGATGCTGGCCGAGATGACGGTGGCCCGCCCCGCGCTCGGCTCGTTCTACGCCTACGCCCGCGAGGCCCTGGGCGAGCGCGCGGGTTTCGCAGTGGGCTGGATGTACTGGTACTTCTTCGTCATCGTGGTGGCCGTCGAGGCGGTGGCCGGGGGCAAGCTGGTGCAGCTGTGGCTGCCGGAGGTGCCGCTGTGGCTGATCAGCCTGGTGCTGCTGACCTCGCTGACCCTGACCAACCTGGTGTCGGCGCGCTCCTACGGCGAGTTCGAGTACTGGTTCTCCTCCATCAAGGTCGCCGCGATCGTGGTCTTCCTGTTCCTCGGCGCGCTGGCCGTCGCAGGCCTGTGGCCGAGCGCTCCGGGCGGCTTGGCCAACCTGACCGCGCACGGCGGGTTCGCCCCGCACGGCATCGGCGCCGTGCTGGTCGCGGTGGTGCCGTGCGTCGCGTTCTACACCGGGGCGGAGATCGTCACCATCGCCGCAGCGGAATCGGCCGAACCGCGCCGCGCGGTCGCCAACGCGATGCGCTCGATCATCCTGCGGGTGGTCGCCTTCTACGTGCTCTCGGTGCTGGTCGTGGTCGCGGTGGTGCCGTGGAGCTCCCCGGAGATCGAGGTCAGCCCGTACGCGGCGGTGCTGCAGGCGCTGCACGTCCCGGGCGCGAGCACGATCATGAACGCGATCGTGCTGACCGCCGTGCTGTCCTGCCTGAACTCCGCGCTCTACACCTCGTCACGAATGCTCTTCGCGCTGACCCGGCGAGGCGACGCGCCGAGCGGGCTCGCCAAGCTCAGCCGCAGCGGTGTGCCGCGCCGCGCGCTGCTGGCCGGCACCGTCGTCGGCTACCTGTCGGTGCTCGCCGCCTACGTCTCCCCCGACCTGGTTTTCGCCTTCCTGGTCAACTCCTACGGCGCGGTGGCGCTGTTCGTGTACCTGATCATCGCGATCTCCCAGGTCCGCCTGCGCAACCGGACCGACCCGGCGCAGCTGCCGCTGAAGATGTGGCTGTTCCCGTGGCTGAGCTACCTGACCATCGCCCTGATGCTCGTGGTGATCGCGGCGATGGCCGTCCTGCCGGAAACGCGCTCCCAGTTCTGGCTGAGCCTGGTGACCCTGGCGGTGGTCCTCACCGGCTACGAGTTCCGCCGCCGCGGAACAACGAGCCCGACCGGAGGTGTTGAGAAACCATGA
- a CDS encoding xylulokinase — translation MARPALMLGIDVGTTAVKVAAFELDGTLVAAHTEAYPIHRPRPGWAEQDPMDWWRGCAEGIRAVLAGLDANAVRSIGVVSQVNTHVFADDQLRPLAPAIIWQDQRCAEVARELDDRLTAADKKRIWGGPIVLDASFVGSRAEWFARTEPELWARTRWVLSPKDFVIAKLTGRIATDQLSAVRVAGPTGYLREAVELVDGLLGKLPEIAAPELVLGPATELGAEVVVGTMDAYSAVFGTRTTEPGRGMVSCGTSLVVAGASAESVPVPEVVSFPPKDGLFVHAGPTQAAGDALRWWCGVSGLGVEEVLASAEAGEPGVIFTPHLMGERAPLWDSEVRGSFFGLDSATTRADLSRAVLQGVAMSARHVLDPVERACGFPLPSLAFSGGGARSDLWTQIHADVLQRPIERLRVHDSAVLGAALLGAVGTGTYPDIATAAAATVAVDRVFTPAADADRLNPLFEAYRESHEALRGIHAHLTAWRGTP, via the coding sequence ATGGCACGACCAGCACTGATGTTGGGCATCGATGTGGGCACCACCGCTGTGAAGGTGGCCGCCTTCGAACTGGACGGCACCCTCGTCGCCGCGCACACCGAGGCGTACCCGATCCACCGCCCGCGGCCGGGCTGGGCCGAGCAGGACCCGATGGACTGGTGGCGGGGCTGCGCGGAGGGCATCCGGGCCGTCCTCGCCGGGCTGGACGCGAACGCGGTCCGCTCGATCGGCGTGGTCAGCCAGGTCAACACCCACGTCTTCGCCGACGACCAGCTGCGCCCGCTGGCCCCGGCGATCATCTGGCAGGACCAGCGCTGCGCCGAAGTCGCCCGGGAGCTCGACGACCGGCTGACCGCGGCGGACAAGAAGCGCATCTGGGGCGGCCCGATCGTGCTGGACGCCTCCTTCGTCGGTTCCCGCGCGGAGTGGTTCGCCCGCACCGAACCCGAGCTGTGGGCGCGGACGCGGTGGGTGCTGAGCCCCAAGGACTTCGTCATCGCCAAGCTCACCGGTCGGATCGCCACCGACCAGCTCTCCGCCGTCCGCGTCGCCGGCCCGACCGGCTACCTCCGCGAAGCGGTCGAGCTGGTCGACGGCCTGCTGGGCAAGCTGCCCGAGATCGCCGCCCCCGAACTCGTCCTGGGTCCCGCGACCGAGCTCGGCGCCGAGGTCGTCGTGGGCACGATGGACGCCTACAGCGCGGTGTTCGGCACCCGCACCACCGAGCCGGGGCGCGGCATGGTCTCGTGCGGAACGTCGCTGGTGGTGGCGGGCGCGTCCGCCGAGTCGGTGCCGGTGCCGGAAGTCGTGAGCTTCCCGCCGAAGGACGGGCTCTTCGTGCACGCCGGGCCGACGCAGGCGGCCGGTGACGCACTGCGCTGGTGGTGCGGGGTTTCCGGGCTCGGCGTCGAGGAGGTGCTGGCCTCGGCGGAAGCGGGTGAGCCGGGTGTGATCTTCACCCCGCACCTGATGGGCGAGCGCGCACCGCTGTGGGATTCCGAGGTGCGCGGGAGCTTCTTCGGCCTCGATTCGGCGACCACGCGGGCAGATCTGTCCCGGGCGGTCCTGCAGGGCGTGGCGATGTCGGCGCGGCACGTGCTGGATCCGGTGGAGCGCGCGTGCGGATTCCCGTTGCCGTCCTTGGCCTTCTCCGGCGGCGGCGCGCGCAGCGACCTGTGGACGCAGATCCACGCCGACGTGCTGCAACGTCCGATCGAGCGGCTGCGCGTGCACGACAGCGCCGTCCTCGGCGCGGCACTGCTGGGAGCCGTGGGCACCGGCACCTACCCGGACATCGCCACTGCGGCGGCGGCAACGGTCGCGGTGGACCGCGTGTTCACCCCTGCTGCCGACGCCGACCGCCTGAACCCGCTGTTCGAGGCGTACCGCGAGTCTCATGAAGCCCTGCGCGGCATCCACGCGCACCTCACCGCCTGGCGCGGCACGCCATGA
- a CDS encoding DsbA family oxidoreductase, with amino-acid sequence MTSTFAVTWDYRCPFARNAHEHLLTGLAAGADWQVRYLPFSLGQAHVEEGPSVWDEPGQDSGIVALQAGVVVRDEYPRQFPAVHRALFAARHDEGLHLEDRSVVARVLTDHDVPADAVFELIDSGAALEQVRAEHEQFVSSHDVWGVPTFIADDQAVFVRLMTRAPAGADPRPSISAVEKVLDLLTGYPDLNEYKHTTIPR; translated from the coding sequence ATGACGTCCACGTTCGCAGTCACCTGGGACTACCGGTGCCCGTTCGCCCGCAACGCGCACGAGCACCTGCTCACCGGTCTGGCCGCAGGCGCTGACTGGCAGGTCCGCTACCTGCCGTTCTCGCTGGGCCAGGCGCACGTCGAAGAAGGCCCGAGCGTGTGGGACGAACCCGGTCAGGACAGCGGGATCGTCGCGCTGCAGGCGGGTGTCGTGGTCCGCGACGAGTACCCGCGGCAGTTCCCGGCGGTGCACCGCGCGCTGTTCGCGGCCCGCCACGACGAGGGCCTGCACCTGGAGGACCGCTCGGTGGTGGCCCGCGTCCTCACCGACCACGACGTTCCGGCCGACGCGGTGTTCGAGCTCATCGACAGCGGAGCGGCGCTGGAGCAGGTACGCGCGGAGCACGAGCAGTTCGTGTCCTCCCACGACGTCTGGGGTGTGCCGACCTTCATCGCCGACGACCAGGCCGTCTTCGTCCGCCTGATGACCCGAGCCCCGGCAGGCGCGGACCCCCGACCGTCGATCAGTGCGGTGGAGAAGGTCCTGGACCTGCTGACCGGCTACCCCGACCTCAACGAGTACAAGCACACCACCATCCCCCGCTGA
- a CDS encoding amidohydrolase, translated as MSETTLLLGGRIHSPVDAAATAMAVTDGTISWLGSDEVGRALHPDAEVVDLEGAFVAPAFVDAHVHATSTGLLLNGLDLTGCASLTEFLHALRDHVAEYPGALVWGHGWDETWWPERRPPTREEIDRAAAGAPVYLSRIDVHSALVSTALVDRTPLARSAEGWSDSGPLTRVAHHHVRRAARDCLGSGQRKEAQLAFLRHAASQGVACVHECAGPDISGADDLVDLLALSAQGGVPEVVGYWGELGAVERAAELGARGLAGDLFVDGAVGSRTAALREPYTDDPTTSGVLYLDANAVAEHLVACTRAGVQAGFHVIGDAGVAEVCAGFRKAAQVVGVPALASLRHRLEHLEMVDEQQAAELGRYGVVASVQPAFDAAWGGSGAMYARRLGVPRGTRLNPFSKLAANGALLALGSDAPVTPVDPWRAVQAAVHHRTSGFGISPRAAFTAHTRGGWRAAGIDDGVTGTLVPGAPATYAVWDAGELVVAATDSRVQRWSTDPRSGVPPLPDLSPQAPMPRCLRTVLRGETIYTRSPEDDELV; from the coding sequence ATGTCCGAGACCACGTTGCTGCTCGGCGGACGAATCCACTCGCCCGTCGACGCCGCCGCCACGGCGATGGCCGTGACCGATGGCACCATCTCCTGGCTCGGTTCCGACGAGGTCGGCCGCGCGCTGCACCCCGATGCCGAGGTCGTGGACCTGGAAGGCGCGTTCGTCGCACCGGCGTTCGTGGACGCGCACGTGCACGCGACGTCCACCGGCCTGCTGCTCAACGGACTGGACCTGACCGGCTGCGCCTCGCTGACGGAGTTCCTGCACGCGCTGCGCGACCACGTGGCCGAGTACCCGGGCGCGCTGGTGTGGGGCCACGGCTGGGACGAGACCTGGTGGCCGGAGCGCCGCCCGCCCACGCGCGAGGAGATCGACCGCGCCGCCGCGGGTGCGCCGGTGTACCTCTCCCGCATAGACGTGCACTCCGCGCTGGTGTCCACCGCGCTGGTGGACCGCACGCCGTTGGCCCGCAGTGCCGAGGGCTGGAGCGATTCCGGCCCGCTGACCCGCGTGGCGCACCACCACGTGCGCCGCGCCGCGCGCGATTGCCTCGGTTCCGGGCAGCGCAAGGAAGCTCAGCTGGCGTTCCTGCGGCACGCCGCGTCGCAGGGCGTGGCCTGCGTGCACGAGTGCGCCGGGCCGGACATCTCCGGTGCCGACGACCTGGTCGACCTGCTCGCGCTCTCGGCGCAGGGCGGCGTTCCCGAGGTCGTCGGTTACTGGGGCGAGCTCGGCGCGGTGGAGCGCGCCGCGGAGCTCGGTGCCCGCGGCCTGGCTGGTGATCTCTTCGTCGACGGTGCGGTCGGTTCCCGCACCGCCGCGCTGCGCGAGCCCTACACCGACGACCCGACCACCTCCGGGGTGCTCTACCTCGACGCCAACGCGGTGGCCGAGCACCTGGTGGCCTGCACCCGGGCCGGTGTGCAGGCCGGGTTCCACGTGATCGGCGATGCCGGCGTGGCCGAGGTCTGCGCGGGCTTCCGCAAGGCGGCGCAGGTGGTCGGCGTCCCGGCGCTGGCGAGCCTGCGCCACCGGCTGGAACACCTGGAGATGGTGGACGAGCAGCAGGCCGCCGAGCTGGGCCGCTACGGCGTGGTGGCGTCGGTGCAGCCGGCGTTCGACGCGGCGTGGGGCGGCTCCGGCGCGATGTACGCGCGCCGCCTAGGTGTCCCGCGCGGCACGCGGCTCAACCCGTTCTCGAAGCTGGCTGCCAACGGCGCGCTGCTCGCGCTCGGCTCGGACGCCCCGGTGACACCGGTGGACCCGTGGCGAGCGGTGCAGGCCGCAGTGCACCACCGCACCAGCGGTTTCGGCATCTCGCCGCGCGCGGCGTTCACGGCTCACACGCGCGGCGGCTGGCGCGCGGCGGGCATCGACGACGGCGTGACCGGCACTCTCGTGCCCGGTGCGCCCGCGACCTACGCGGTGTGGGACGCCGGTGAACTCGTCGTGGCGGCAACGGATTCGCGGGTGCAGCGCTGGTCGACCGATCCGCGCTCCGGCGTCCCCCCGCTGCCGGACCTCTCGCCGCAGGCGCCGATGCCGCGCTGCCTGCGCACCGTCCTGCGCGGGGAGACGATCTACACCCGGTCCCCGGAAGACGACGAGCTCGTCTGA